From Loxodonta africana isolate mLoxAfr1 chromosome 2, mLoxAfr1.hap2, whole genome shotgun sequence, the proteins below share one genomic window:
- the LOC135230422 gene encoding uncharacterized protein LOC135230422 — MSFASFHGSSSREPQASHRPARSASPAGALRISQDTAWPPSPAQPSPAQPSPAAHPVLPSSPAQPSLAQQPTPSRLAAQASPVQTSSLAQQPTQSSAVQPSSPAQHSPADQPSRPAQQPSPPQPSPVPPSSPAQQPITVQSSPAQQPSPAAQPSSLSPAQQPQSSPAAQQPNPAAQPTPLSSPVQPCSTEPGSPAQPSPAQTSSPAPHPGSPV; from the exons ATGTCCTTCGCTTCTTTCCATGGCAGCAGCTCCCGGGAGCCGCAGGCATCCCACCGCCCCGCTCGGTCTGCGTCCCCGGCAGGCGCCCTGCGTATCTCACAGGACACTGCATGGCCG cccagcccagcccagcccagtccAGCCCAGCCTAGCCCAGCAGCCCACCCCGTCCTGCCcagcagcccagcccagcccagcctagcCCAGCAGCCCACTCCGTCCCGCCTAGCAGCCCAGGCCAGCCCAGTCCAGACCAGCAGCCTAGCCCAGCAGCCCACCCAGTCCAGCGCAGTCCAGCCCAGCAGCCCAGCCCAGCATAGCCCAGCAGACCAGCCCAGCCGCCCAGCCCAGCAGCCCAGTCCACCGCAGCCCAGCCCAGTCCCGCCCAGCAGCCCAGCCCAGCAGCCCATCACAGTCCAGTCCAGCCCAGCCCAGCAGCCCAGTCCAGCAGCCCAGCCCAGCAGCCTCAGTCCAGCCCAGCAGCCTCAGTCCAGCCCAGCAGCCCAGCAGCCCAACCCAGCAGCCCAGCCCACCCCCCTCAGCAGCCCTGTCCAGCCCTGCTCCACCGAGCCTgggagcccagcccagcccagcccagcccagaccAGCAGCCCAGCCCCCCACCCCGGCAGCCCAGTCTAG